The Flavobacterium faecale genome has a segment encoding these proteins:
- a CDS encoding patatin-like phospholipase family protein has protein sequence MQKIITIILLVLTGCQMLSQEQKRPKVGLVLSGGGAKGFAHIGVLKVLEEAGVKVDYIGGTSMGAIVGGLYASGYNAKQLDSIFIATNFDELLSDYIPRASKNFYEKGNDERYALVLPFNRFRIGIPQAISKGLYNFNLLNKLTRNVRDIKDFNALPTPFLCIGSNIETGKQVILDKGNLAQAMLISAAFPSLFSPIELNGELLIDGGVTNNYPIDEIRALGADIIIGVDVQDDLLSKKGLNDATKILVQITNLHSIEKMKSNVQRTDIYIKPNIKDYGVISFGQGVEIIKKGEEAAFSVYEKLKAVAEIEPGYVKPPLKLCEDKLTLGEIKCNELNNYTMEYITGKLRFKEGSKVDYKILEKGINNIDATHNFSHINYYLTPNEKDGVVDLNLELKEEPVKSYLKFGLHYDELFKSGVLINLTQKKRFFKNDIASLDLVLGDNVRYNFDYYVENGYNFNVGFKSQFNQFNRNITNTSNDLNFAFLGMNTINVDYWDLTNQLYFQSLFIQRFLVGGGLELKHLNIKSETLSSSNPVIDNSNYFSAFGYAKYDTFDNKHFPTKGYAFSGDVHTFLTSSDYTNGFNPNTIIKGEIGAAFTILNNVTFTIKNEAGFSTGDRTVPFLNFVLGGYGYNPFNNFRPFYGYDFLSIGGNSYIKTLGNLDYEFYKNNHINFSANYANVGDRIFKDVNDWFKVPKYSGYAVGYGLETIIGPIEIKHTWTPDNSKGYTWISIGFLF, from the coding sequence ATGCAAAAAATCATTACAATAATCCTACTAGTGCTTACCGGTTGTCAAATGTTGAGTCAGGAGCAAAAAAGACCTAAAGTAGGTTTGGTGCTAAGTGGTGGTGGAGCAAAAGGTTTTGCGCATATTGGTGTTTTAAAAGTACTTGAAGAAGCAGGAGTGAAAGTCGACTACATAGGTGGTACCAGCATGGGCGCTATCGTAGGTGGGCTATACGCCTCAGGCTATAACGCGAAACAATTGGACTCGATATTTATTGCTACCAATTTTGATGAGTTGTTGAGTGATTATATTCCGAGAGCTTCCAAGAATTTTTACGAAAAAGGAAATGATGAACGATACGCTCTAGTTTTGCCATTTAATAGGTTTAGAATTGGAATACCGCAAGCCATTTCAAAAGGACTGTACAACTTTAATCTATTAAACAAATTAACGCGCAATGTACGCGATATAAAAGATTTTAATGCCTTACCTACGCCGTTCTTGTGCATAGGATCTAATATTGAAACAGGTAAACAAGTCATACTAGATAAGGGTAACCTGGCACAAGCCATGCTTATTAGTGCTGCTTTTCCGTCGTTGTTTTCTCCGATAGAGTTAAATGGAGAATTGTTGATTGATGGTGGAGTAACCAATAATTATCCTATTGACGAAATCAGAGCCTTGGGTGCAGACATTATAATAGGTGTAGATGTACAAGATGATTTGCTCAGTAAGAAAGGGTTAAATGATGCTACCAAAATTTTGGTGCAAATAACCAACTTGCATTCTATTGAAAAAATGAAGAGTAATGTGCAGCGCACAGACATTTACATCAAACCCAATATTAAGGACTATGGTGTAATCTCTTTTGGTCAAGGGGTCGAAATTATTAAAAAAGGAGAAGAAGCCGCTTTCTCTGTCTACGAAAAATTAAAAGCAGTAGCCGAAATCGAGCCAGGATATGTAAAACCACCATTGAAACTTTGCGAAGATAAATTGACACTTGGAGAAATAAAGTGCAACGAACTTAATAATTATACCATGGAGTATATTACTGGGAAATTGCGTTTTAAAGAAGGGTCAAAAGTCGACTATAAAATATTAGAGAAAGGAATTAATAATATTGATGCCACACACAACTTTAGCCATATTAATTACTATCTAACACCAAATGAAAAAGACGGGGTAGTTGATTTGAATTTAGAACTCAAAGAAGAACCCGTTAAGTCCTATTTAAAGTTTGGTTTGCACTACGATGAATTGTTCAAAAGTGGTGTCTTAATCAATTTGACACAAAAGAAACGCTTCTTTAAAAATGACATTGCTTCACTAGATTTGGTTCTTGGTGACAATGTTCGATATAACTTTGACTATTATGTAGAGAATGGTTATAATTTTAATGTTGGTTTTAAATCGCAGTTCAATCAATTTAATCGAAATATTACTAATACATCAAACGATCTAAATTTTGCTTTCTTGGGGATGAATACCATAAATGTCGATTATTGGGATTTGACCAATCAGTTGTATTTTCAATCCCTGTTCATTCAGCGATTTTTAGTAGGTGGAGGCTTGGAGTTAAAACACCTGAACATAAAATCAGAAACGCTGAGCAGTTCCAATCCAGTTATTGACAACAGTAATTATTTTAGCGCTTTTGGCTATGCAAAATACGACACATTTGACAATAAACATTTTCCAACCAAGGGATACGCTTTCTCCGGGGATGTGCATACCTTTCTAACCTCTTCAGATTATACGAATGGATTTAATCCCAATACTATTATAAAAGGCGAAATTGGTGCTGCTTTTACTATTCTCAATAATGTCACCTTTACAATAAAAAATGAAGCCGGTTTTTCTACGGGAGATAGGACGGTACCATTTTTAAATTTTGTATTAGGAGGTTATGGATATAATCCTTTTAATAATTTCAGGCCTTTTTACGGATATGATTTTTTGAGTATTGGCGGAAATAGTTATATCAAGACCTTGGGTAATTTGGATTATGAATTTTATAAAAACAATCATATTAATTTTTCTGCCAATTATGCCAATGTAGGTGATAGAATTTTTAAAGATGTA